GTCCCAGACCGTCAGCCAGGGGAAGCTCGCGTCTTCTTGGAACACCACCCCGATCCCGTCGGGCACCTCCCCCTGGACCGCTTTGCCCTCGAAGCTCACGCTTCCCGCCGTCGGTTCGGCGAGCCCGCACAGGACCTCGAGGAGCGTGGACTTGCCGCAGCCGGAGGGGCCTACGACAGAGAAAAACTCCCCCTGCTCGAGCGCCAGATCGACCGGCCCGAGGGCATGCACCTGGTGATCGGTACCAGAATAGACGCGCATGACGCCTTTGAGCTCCGCGTGGATCCCGGTCATAGCCGCCCTCCGCCCGCGACCCTCACTTCAGGAAGCTCGGATCGATCAGCTTGTCCCACTCCACTGGGCCGCTCCACTCGCCCATGATCTGCAGGCCCTTCACCATGTTGTTCATGCTCTCCAGCTCGAACTCGCCCGGGCTCCAGTATTTGAGGGCAACCAGGTTGGCAATGCTCTCCTCCACCACCTTAAGATCCATGTTGTAGGCCTTCGCTACGATGGCCGCCGCTTCGTTGGGATTGGCGTAGATGAAGTCTACCCCCTTGCGGCGCCCGGCGACGATGGCCTTGAGCTTTTGCCCGTTGCCTTTAGCGAATTCCGCGGTGGTGACCCCGACGGTCTGGGTGATGGGCGGCAGCACGTCCTTGACGTGGAACACGGGGCGGTATTTTGCTTTTTCTTTGGTCCAGATCGGATCCATGATGGGCGCCGCGGCGATGCCTCCCTGTTGCAGGGCGGTGAGGCCCGAGCCGATGCCGCCCACGGCCACCAGGCTCACCTTGTCGAGCGGGATTCCCTGGGCCTGGAGCGACATGATGGCGAGCATCTCGGTCACCGACTTAGGGCTCGTAATGCCCATCTTCCTGCCTTGCAGATCCTTGAGGGACTTCACCGGCGAGTCCGGCAGGGTGACCCAGAGGATCTCCCCGGCAGTGCGCACGCCCGCGTGGATGATGCGCACATCGATGCCCTGCTTGATGGCTGCCAGCGCCGCCGGCAGCGCTACCTCACCGTAGGGGATGCCGCCCGCCAGGACGTTGCGCATCGTCGTGCCGCCGCCCTTGGAGGTGAGGATGCCGTCGATGTTCAGCCCCGCTTCCTTGAAGTAGCCCTTCTCCATCGCCACCGCATACGGCGCGCCGTACATCAGCACGCCCCAGTGGGTGACCGAAATCTGCTCGGCCCGAACCGCCAGCGCCGCAAACGCCGCCAGCGCGGCGCAGGCAAACCCCGCGACCTTCCGCGATAACGAATTCCTCATTTCCACCCCTCCTCTGTCTCGTCTCGAAATTGTGCCAGGCAAAAACTTGGATCGCGCCATGCCACCGACCGGGAAGACCGCTGGCCGCTATTATCCGAGACCTGTTCCTTCCGCAAGGGTCGTGCCAACGGCTTCCCAATAGGCGCAAGAGCTGGAATCTCAATTCGATCTGGCTGTTTTTAAATTGCTTATACCGTGCGCTGGACACGCGATAGGGCCGCCGCGCTCCTCCACGGCATTCAAGCGATTGCAAATACGAAATCATCTTTTTG
This region of Pelomicrobium methylotrophicum genomic DNA includes:
- a CDS encoding ABC transporter substrate-binding protein, producing the protein MRNSLSRKVAGFACAALAAFAALAVRAEQISVTHWGVLMYGAPYAVAMEKGYFKEAGLNIDGILTSKGGGTTMRNVLAGGIPYGEVALPAALAAIKQGIDVRIIHAGVRTAGEILWVTLPDSPVKSLKDLQGRKMGITSPKSVTEMLAIMSLQAQGIPLDKVSLVAVGGIGSGLTALQQGGIAAAPIMDPIWTKEKAKYRPVFHVKDVLPPITQTVGVTTAEFAKGNGQKLKAIVAGRRKGVDFIYANPNEAAAIVAKAYNMDLKVVEESIANLVALKYWSPGEFELESMNNMVKGLQIMGEWSGPVEWDKLIDPSFLK